Proteins encoded within one genomic window of Ovis aries strain OAR_USU_Benz2616 breed Rambouillet chromosome 1, ARS-UI_Ramb_v3.0, whole genome shotgun sequence:
- the TARS2 gene encoding threonine--tRNA ligase, mitochondrial isoform X8, protein MAQEEQRTIKISLPGGQKVNAVAWKTTPYQLAQQISSNLADTAVAAQVNGEPYDLERPLETDADLRFLTFDSAQGKAVFWHSSTHVLGAAAEQLLGAVLCQGPSTECGFYHDFFLGKERTVKGSELPVLERICQDLAAAAQPFRRLEASQAQLRQLFKDNPFKLRLIEEKVTGPTATVYGCGMLVDLCRGPHLRHTGQIGGLKLLSVSHEDWVSLRCLCFHWSELRKGKNSSSVWRFPGAPETLQRVSGISFPTAEELRAWEEWREDAELRDHRRIGKEQELFFFHELSPGSCFFLPRGTRVYNALVAFIRAEYTRRGFSEVKTPTLFSTKLWELSGHWKHYREDMFALQPPGLDRPSSSQSDHSASPAADTLALKPMNCPAHCLMFAHRPRSWRELPLRLADFGALHRAEASGSLGGLTRLRCFQQDDAHIFCAPDQLQAEIRGCLDFLHSVYTILGFSFHMALSTRPSGFLGEPCLWDQAEQVLQQALEEFGAPWDLNPGDGAFYGPKIDVHVRDALGRPHQCGTIQLDFQLPLRFDLQYKGQSGALECPVLIHRAVLGSVERMLGVLAESCGGKWPLWLSPFQVVVIPVGTEQEEYAREAQQSLQAAGLVGDLDADSGLTLSRRIRRAQLAHYNFQFGKTWSAQPPGPALFCRPVCSFLSVRPGRLHVWVICGSFPELGRSQDSAQLSRWGLGSCTPWPVPLTLRTVFCWPPP, encoded by the exons ATGGCACAGGAGGAACAGCGGACTATTAAGATATCACTTCCTGGAGGTCAGAAAGTCAATGCTGTAGCATGGAAGACAACTCCTTACCAACTAGCCCAGCAGATCAG TTCAAACCTGGCAGATACTGCAGTGGCTGCTCAAGTGAATGGAGAACCTTATGATCTGGAGCGGCCCTTGGAGACAGATGCTGACCTCAGGTTTCTGACATTCGATTCTGCACAGGGGAAAGCG GTATTCTGGCACTCCAGTACCCATGTCCTGGGGGCAGCAGCTGAACAGCTTCTAGGTGCTGTCCTCTGCCAAGGCCCAAGCACAGAATGTGGCTTTTATCATGATTTCTTCTTAGGAAAGGAACG GACAGTCAAGGGCTCAGAGCTGCCTGTTTTGGAACGGATTTGCCAGGACCTTGCAGCTGCTGCTCAGCCCTTCCGGAGACTGGAGGCTTCCCAGGCTCAGCTTCGCCAGCTCTTCAAG GATAACCCCTTTAAGCTTCGCTTGATTGAGGAGAAGGTGACAGGCCCAACAGCAACAGTGTATGG gtGTGGCATGCTGGTTGACCTGTGCAGAGGCCCCCACCTTCGGCATACTGGACAGATCGGAGGCCTGAAGTTGCTGTCGGTCAGTCATGAGGACTGGGTTAGCTTGAGATGCCTGTGTTTTCACTGGAGTGAGTTGAGGAAGGGGAAG AACTCATCATCAGTGTGGAGATTTCCAGGCGCCCCAGAGACGCTGCAGAGAGTGTCCGGCATTTCCTTCCCCACGGCAGAGGAGCTGAGGGCCTGGGAAGAATGGAGGGAGGACGCAGAGTTACGGGACCACCGGCGCATTGGGAAG GAACAggagctcttctttttccatgaaCTGAGCCCTGGGAGCTGCTTCTTCCTGCCTCGAGGGACAAGGGTGTATAATGCACTGGTGGCTTTTATCAGG GCTGAGTACACCCGCCGCGGTTTCTCAGAAGTGAAAACCCCCACGTTGTTTTCTACGAAGCTCTGGGAGCTGTCAGGGCACTGGAAGCATTATCGGGAAGACATGTTTGCCCTGCAGCCACCAGGCCTGGACAGGCCCTCCAGCTCTCAGAGCGACCACTCTGCCAGCCCCGCCGCAGACACACTTGCCCTCAAGCCCATGAACTGCCCTGCACATTG CCTAATGTTCGCCCACCGGCCCAGATCCTGGCGAGAGCTGCCCCTGCGACTGGCCGACTTTGGGGCCCTGCACCGGGCTGAGGCCTCTGGCAGCCTGGGGGGCCTGACCCGGCTTCGGTGCTTCCAGCAGGATGACGCCCACATCTTCTGTGCACCGGATCAG CTGCAGGCAGAGATCCGAGGCTGTCTTGATTTCCTCCACTCTGTCTACACCATCCTTGGCTTTTCCTTCCACATGGCACTGTCTACCCGGCCGTCTGGCTTCCTGGGAGAGCCTTGCCTTTGGGACCAGGCCGAGCAG GTCCTGCAGCAGGCCCTAGAAGAATTTGGAGCACCGTGGGATCTCAACCCTGGAGATGGTGCGTTCTATGGGCCTAAG ATTGATGTGCACGTCCGCGATGCCCTGGGTCGACCCCATCAGTGTGGGACAATCCAGCTTGATTTCCAGCTGCCCCTGAGATTTGATCTCCAGTACAAGGG GCAGTCGGGGGCCCTAGAGTGTCCAGTCCTCATTCATCGCGCTGTGCTTGGCTCCGTGGAAAGGATGTTGGGAGTGCTGGCGGAAAGCTGTGGGGGAAAATG GCCACTGTGGCTGTCCCCGTTCCAGGTGGTGGTCATCCCCGTGGGGACAGAGCAGGAGGAATATGCCAGAGAG GCACAGCAGAGCCTGCAAGCTGCGGGACTGGTCGGTGACCTGGACGCTGACTCAGGACTGACCCTCAGCCGGAGAATCCGCCGGGCTCAGCTCGCACACTACAATTTTCAGTTTGGTAAGACCTGGTCAGCACAGCCCCCCGGCCCTGCACTCTTCTGCCGGCCTGTGTGTTCTTTCCTGTCTGTCAGGCCTGGTCGTTTGCACGTTTGGGTAATTTGCGGCTCGTTCCCCGAGCTGGGCAGGAGCCAGGATTCAGCGCAGCTGAGCCGTTGGGGGCTAGGCTCTTGCACCCCCTGGCCTGTGCCTCTGACCCTCAGGACAGTTTTCTGCTGGCCCCCACCCTAA
- the TARS2 gene encoding threonine--tRNA ligase, mitochondrial isoform X1 yields the protein MGLYQRCRRLRFPGLHACGLHTVREAAVPTPPHWLVERLGYFEELWTAQVKRLASMAQEEQRTIKISLPGGQKVNAVAWKTTPYQLAQQISSNLADTAVAAQVNGEPYDLERPLETDADLRFLTFDSAQGKAVFWHSSTHVLGAAAEQLLGAVLCQGPSTECGFYHDFFLGKERTVKGSELPVLERICQDLAAAAQPFRRLEASQAQLRQLFKDNPFKLRLIEEKVTGPTATVYGCGMLVDLCRGPHLRHTGQIGGLKLLSVSHEDWVSLRCLCFHWSELRKGKNSSSVWRFPGAPETLQRVSGISFPTAEELRAWEEWREDAELRDHRRIGKEQELFFFHELSPGSCFFLPRGTRVYNALVAFIRAEYTRRGFSEVKTPTLFSTKLWELSGHWKHYREDMFALQPPGLDRPSSSQSDHSASPAADTLALKPMNCPAHCLMFAHRPRSWRELPLRLADFGALHRAEASGSLGGLTRLRCFQQDDAHIFCAPDQLQAEIRGCLDFLHSVYTILGFSFHMALSTRPSGFLGEPCLWDQAEQVLQQALEEFGAPWDLNPGDGAFYGPKIDVHVRDALGRPHQCGTIQLDFQLPLRFDLQYKGQSGALECPVLIHRAVLGSVERMLGVLAESCGGKWPLWLSPFQVVVIPVGTEQEEYAREAQQSLQAAGLVGDLDADSGLTLSRRIRRAQLAHYNFQFGKTWSAQPPGPALFCRPVCSFLSVRPGRLHVWVICGSFPELGRSQDSAQLSRWGLGSCTPWPVPLTLRTVFCWPPP from the exons ATGGGGCTGTATCAGAGGTGTCGGCGGCTTCGGTTCCCAGGGTTACATGCCTGCGGGCTGCACACGGTGCGTGAG GCAGCTGTGCCGACCCCTCCACACTGGTTGGTAGAGCGGCTTGGCTATTTTGAGGAGCTATGGACTGCTCAGGTAAAGAGGTTAGCAAGCATGGCACAGGAGGAACAGCGGACTATTAAGATATCACTTCCTGGAGGTCAGAAAGTCAATGCTGTAGCATGGAAGACAACTCCTTACCAACTAGCCCAGCAGATCAG TTCAAACCTGGCAGATACTGCAGTGGCTGCTCAAGTGAATGGAGAACCTTATGATCTGGAGCGGCCCTTGGAGACAGATGCTGACCTCAGGTTTCTGACATTCGATTCTGCACAGGGGAAAGCG GTATTCTGGCACTCCAGTACCCATGTCCTGGGGGCAGCAGCTGAACAGCTTCTAGGTGCTGTCCTCTGCCAAGGCCCAAGCACAGAATGTGGCTTTTATCATGATTTCTTCTTAGGAAAGGAACG GACAGTCAAGGGCTCAGAGCTGCCTGTTTTGGAACGGATTTGCCAGGACCTTGCAGCTGCTGCTCAGCCCTTCCGGAGACTGGAGGCTTCCCAGGCTCAGCTTCGCCAGCTCTTCAAG GATAACCCCTTTAAGCTTCGCTTGATTGAGGAGAAGGTGACAGGCCCAACAGCAACAGTGTATGG gtGTGGCATGCTGGTTGACCTGTGCAGAGGCCCCCACCTTCGGCATACTGGACAGATCGGAGGCCTGAAGTTGCTGTCGGTCAGTCATGAGGACTGGGTTAGCTTGAGATGCCTGTGTTTTCACTGGAGTGAGTTGAGGAAGGGGAAG AACTCATCATCAGTGTGGAGATTTCCAGGCGCCCCAGAGACGCTGCAGAGAGTGTCCGGCATTTCCTTCCCCACGGCAGAGGAGCTGAGGGCCTGGGAAGAATGGAGGGAGGACGCAGAGTTACGGGACCACCGGCGCATTGGGAAG GAACAggagctcttctttttccatgaaCTGAGCCCTGGGAGCTGCTTCTTCCTGCCTCGAGGGACAAGGGTGTATAATGCACTGGTGGCTTTTATCAGG GCTGAGTACACCCGCCGCGGTTTCTCAGAAGTGAAAACCCCCACGTTGTTTTCTACGAAGCTCTGGGAGCTGTCAGGGCACTGGAAGCATTATCGGGAAGACATGTTTGCCCTGCAGCCACCAGGCCTGGACAGGCCCTCCAGCTCTCAGAGCGACCACTCTGCCAGCCCCGCCGCAGACACACTTGCCCTCAAGCCCATGAACTGCCCTGCACATTG CCTAATGTTCGCCCACCGGCCCAGATCCTGGCGAGAGCTGCCCCTGCGACTGGCCGACTTTGGGGCCCTGCACCGGGCTGAGGCCTCTGGCAGCCTGGGGGGCCTGACCCGGCTTCGGTGCTTCCAGCAGGATGACGCCCACATCTTCTGTGCACCGGATCAG CTGCAGGCAGAGATCCGAGGCTGTCTTGATTTCCTCCACTCTGTCTACACCATCCTTGGCTTTTCCTTCCACATGGCACTGTCTACCCGGCCGTCTGGCTTCCTGGGAGAGCCTTGCCTTTGGGACCAGGCCGAGCAG GTCCTGCAGCAGGCCCTAGAAGAATTTGGAGCACCGTGGGATCTCAACCCTGGAGATGGTGCGTTCTATGGGCCTAAG ATTGATGTGCACGTCCGCGATGCCCTGGGTCGACCCCATCAGTGTGGGACAATCCAGCTTGATTTCCAGCTGCCCCTGAGATTTGATCTCCAGTACAAGGG GCAGTCGGGGGCCCTAGAGTGTCCAGTCCTCATTCATCGCGCTGTGCTTGGCTCCGTGGAAAGGATGTTGGGAGTGCTGGCGGAAAGCTGTGGGGGAAAATG GCCACTGTGGCTGTCCCCGTTCCAGGTGGTGGTCATCCCCGTGGGGACAGAGCAGGAGGAATATGCCAGAGAG GCACAGCAGAGCCTGCAAGCTGCGGGACTGGTCGGTGACCTGGACGCTGACTCAGGACTGACCCTCAGCCGGAGAATCCGCCGGGCTCAGCTCGCACACTACAATTTTCAGTTTGGTAAGACCTGGTCAGCACAGCCCCCCGGCCCTGCACTCTTCTGCCGGCCTGTGTGTTCTTTCCTGTCTGTCAGGCCTGGTCGTTTGCACGTTTGGGTAATTTGCGGCTCGTTCCCCGAGCTGGGCAGGAGCCAGGATTCAGCGCAGCTGAGCCGTTGGGGGCTAGGCTCTTGCACCCCCTGGCCTGTGCCTCTGACCCTCAGGACAGTTTTCTGCTGGCCCCCACCCTAA
- the TARS2 gene encoding threonine--tRNA ligase, mitochondrial isoform X7 yields the protein MGLYQRCRRLRFPGLHACGLHTAAVPTPPHWLVERLGYFEELWTAQVKRLASMAQEEQRTIKISLPGGQKVNAVAWKTTPYQLAQQISSNLADTAVAAQVNGEPYDLERPLETDADLRFLTFDSAQGKAVFWHSSTHVLGAAAEQLLGAVLCQGPSTECGFYHDFFLGKERTVKGSELPVLERICQDLAAAAQPFRRLEASQAQLRQLFKDNPFKLRLIEEKVTGPTATVYGCGMLVDLCRGPHLRHTGQIGGLKLLSNSSSVWRFPGAPETLQRVSGISFPTAEELRAWEEWREDAELRDHRRIGKEQELFFFHELSPGSCFFLPRGTRVYNALVAFIRAEYTRRGFSEVKTPTLFSTKLWELSGHWKHYREDMFALQPPGLDRPSSSQSDHSASPAADTLALKPMNCPAHCLMFAHRPRSWRELPLRLADFGALHRAEASGSLGGLTRLRCFQQDDAHIFCAPDQLQAEIRGCLDFLHSVYTILGFSFHMALSTRPSGFLGEPCLWDQAEQVLQQALEEFGAPWDLNPGDGAFYGPKIDVHVRDALGRPHQCGTIQLDFQLPLRFDLQYKGQSGALECPVLIHRAVLGSVERMLGVLAESCGGKWPLWLSPFQVVVIPVGTEQEEYAREAQQSLQAAGLVGDLDADSGLTLSRRIRRAQLAHYNFQFVVGQREQSKRTVNIRTRDNRRLGEWDLAEAVQRLLELQDTRVPNAEEIF from the exons ATGGGGCTGTATCAGAGGTGTCGGCGGCTTCGGTTCCCAGGGTTACATGCCTGCGGGCTGCACACG GCAGCTGTGCCGACCCCTCCACACTGGTTGGTAGAGCGGCTTGGCTATTTTGAGGAGCTATGGACTGCTCAGGTAAAGAGGTTAGCAAGCATGGCACAGGAGGAACAGCGGACTATTAAGATATCACTTCCTGGAGGTCAGAAAGTCAATGCTGTAGCATGGAAGACAACTCCTTACCAACTAGCCCAGCAGATCAG TTCAAACCTGGCAGATACTGCAGTGGCTGCTCAAGTGAATGGAGAACCTTATGATCTGGAGCGGCCCTTGGAGACAGATGCTGACCTCAGGTTTCTGACATTCGATTCTGCACAGGGGAAAGCG GTATTCTGGCACTCCAGTACCCATGTCCTGGGGGCAGCAGCTGAACAGCTTCTAGGTGCTGTCCTCTGCCAAGGCCCAAGCACAGAATGTGGCTTTTATCATGATTTCTTCTTAGGAAAGGAACG GACAGTCAAGGGCTCAGAGCTGCCTGTTTTGGAACGGATTTGCCAGGACCTTGCAGCTGCTGCTCAGCCCTTCCGGAGACTGGAGGCTTCCCAGGCTCAGCTTCGCCAGCTCTTCAAG GATAACCCCTTTAAGCTTCGCTTGATTGAGGAGAAGGTGACAGGCCCAACAGCAACAGTGTATGG gtGTGGCATGCTGGTTGACCTGTGCAGAGGCCCCCACCTTCGGCATACTGGACAGATCGGAGGCCTGAAGTTGCTGTCG AACTCATCATCAGTGTGGAGATTTCCAGGCGCCCCAGAGACGCTGCAGAGAGTGTCCGGCATTTCCTTCCCCACGGCAGAGGAGCTGAGGGCCTGGGAAGAATGGAGGGAGGACGCAGAGTTACGGGACCACCGGCGCATTGGGAAG GAACAggagctcttctttttccatgaaCTGAGCCCTGGGAGCTGCTTCTTCCTGCCTCGAGGGACAAGGGTGTATAATGCACTGGTGGCTTTTATCAGG GCTGAGTACACCCGCCGCGGTTTCTCAGAAGTGAAAACCCCCACGTTGTTTTCTACGAAGCTCTGGGAGCTGTCAGGGCACTGGAAGCATTATCGGGAAGACATGTTTGCCCTGCAGCCACCAGGCCTGGACAGGCCCTCCAGCTCTCAGAGCGACCACTCTGCCAGCCCCGCCGCAGACACACTTGCCCTCAAGCCCATGAACTGCCCTGCACATTG CCTAATGTTCGCCCACCGGCCCAGATCCTGGCGAGAGCTGCCCCTGCGACTGGCCGACTTTGGGGCCCTGCACCGGGCTGAGGCCTCTGGCAGCCTGGGGGGCCTGACCCGGCTTCGGTGCTTCCAGCAGGATGACGCCCACATCTTCTGTGCACCGGATCAG CTGCAGGCAGAGATCCGAGGCTGTCTTGATTTCCTCCACTCTGTCTACACCATCCTTGGCTTTTCCTTCCACATGGCACTGTCTACCCGGCCGTCTGGCTTCCTGGGAGAGCCTTGCCTTTGGGACCAGGCCGAGCAG GTCCTGCAGCAGGCCCTAGAAGAATTTGGAGCACCGTGGGATCTCAACCCTGGAGATGGTGCGTTCTATGGGCCTAAG ATTGATGTGCACGTCCGCGATGCCCTGGGTCGACCCCATCAGTGTGGGACAATCCAGCTTGATTTCCAGCTGCCCCTGAGATTTGATCTCCAGTACAAGGG GCAGTCGGGGGCCCTAGAGTGTCCAGTCCTCATTCATCGCGCTGTGCTTGGCTCCGTGGAAAGGATGTTGGGAGTGCTGGCGGAAAGCTGTGGGGGAAAATG GCCACTGTGGCTGTCCCCGTTCCAGGTGGTGGTCATCCCCGTGGGGACAGAGCAGGAGGAATATGCCAGAGAG GCACAGCAGAGCCTGCAAGCTGCGGGACTGGTCGGTGACCTGGACGCTGACTCAGGACTGACCCTCAGCCGGAGAATCCGCCGGGCTCAGCTCGCACACTACAATTTTCAGTTTG TGGTTGGCCAGAGAGAGCAGAGTAAGAGAACAGTGAACATTCGGACTCGAGATAATCGTCGACTTGGAGAATGGGACTTGGCCGAGGCTGTACAACGGCTACTGGAGCTGCAGGACACCAGGGTCCCAAATGCTGAAGAAATTTTCTGA
- the TARS2 gene encoding threonine--tRNA ligase, mitochondrial isoform X4, which yields MGLYQRCRRLRFPGLHACGLHTAAVPTPPHWLVERLGYFEELWTAQVKRLASMAQEEQRTIKISLPGGQKVNAVAWKTTPYQLAQQISSNLADTAVAAQVNGEPYDLERPLETDADLRFLTFDSAQGKAVFWHSSTHVLGAAAEQLLGAVLCQGPSTECGFYHDFFLGKERTVKGSELPVLERICQDLAAAAQPFRRLEASQAQLRQLFKDNPFKLRLIEEKVTGPTATVYGCGMLVDLCRGPHLRHTGQIGGLKLLSNSSSVWRFPGAPETLQRVSGISFPTAEELRAWEEWREDAELRDHRRIGKEQELFFFHELSPGSCFFLPRGTRVYNALVAFIRAEYTRRGFSEVKTPTLFSTKLWELSGHWKHYREDMFALQPPGLDRPSSSQSDHSASPAADTLALKPMNCPAHCLMFAHRPRSWRELPLRLADFGALHRAEASGSLGGLTRLRCFQQDDAHIFCAPDQLQAEIRGCLDFLHSVYTILGFSFHMALSTRPSGFLGEPCLWDQAEQVLQQALEEFGAPWDLNPGDGAFYGPKIDVHVRDALGRPHQCGTIQLDFQLPLRFDLQYKGQSGALECPVLIHRAVLGSVERMLGVLAESCGGKWPLWLSPFQVVVIPVGTEQEEYAREAQQSLQAAGLVGDLDADSGLTLSRRIRRAQLAHYNFQFGKTWSAQPPGPALFCRPVCSFLSVRPGRLHVWVICGSFPELGRSQDSAQLSRWGLGSCTPWPVPLTLRTVFCWPPP from the exons ATGGGGCTGTATCAGAGGTGTCGGCGGCTTCGGTTCCCAGGGTTACATGCCTGCGGGCTGCACACG GCAGCTGTGCCGACCCCTCCACACTGGTTGGTAGAGCGGCTTGGCTATTTTGAGGAGCTATGGACTGCTCAGGTAAAGAGGTTAGCAAGCATGGCACAGGAGGAACAGCGGACTATTAAGATATCACTTCCTGGAGGTCAGAAAGTCAATGCTGTAGCATGGAAGACAACTCCTTACCAACTAGCCCAGCAGATCAG TTCAAACCTGGCAGATACTGCAGTGGCTGCTCAAGTGAATGGAGAACCTTATGATCTGGAGCGGCCCTTGGAGACAGATGCTGACCTCAGGTTTCTGACATTCGATTCTGCACAGGGGAAAGCG GTATTCTGGCACTCCAGTACCCATGTCCTGGGGGCAGCAGCTGAACAGCTTCTAGGTGCTGTCCTCTGCCAAGGCCCAAGCACAGAATGTGGCTTTTATCATGATTTCTTCTTAGGAAAGGAACG GACAGTCAAGGGCTCAGAGCTGCCTGTTTTGGAACGGATTTGCCAGGACCTTGCAGCTGCTGCTCAGCCCTTCCGGAGACTGGAGGCTTCCCAGGCTCAGCTTCGCCAGCTCTTCAAG GATAACCCCTTTAAGCTTCGCTTGATTGAGGAGAAGGTGACAGGCCCAACAGCAACAGTGTATGG gtGTGGCATGCTGGTTGACCTGTGCAGAGGCCCCCACCTTCGGCATACTGGACAGATCGGAGGCCTGAAGTTGCTGTCG AACTCATCATCAGTGTGGAGATTTCCAGGCGCCCCAGAGACGCTGCAGAGAGTGTCCGGCATTTCCTTCCCCACGGCAGAGGAGCTGAGGGCCTGGGAAGAATGGAGGGAGGACGCAGAGTTACGGGACCACCGGCGCATTGGGAAG GAACAggagctcttctttttccatgaaCTGAGCCCTGGGAGCTGCTTCTTCCTGCCTCGAGGGACAAGGGTGTATAATGCACTGGTGGCTTTTATCAGG GCTGAGTACACCCGCCGCGGTTTCTCAGAAGTGAAAACCCCCACGTTGTTTTCTACGAAGCTCTGGGAGCTGTCAGGGCACTGGAAGCATTATCGGGAAGACATGTTTGCCCTGCAGCCACCAGGCCTGGACAGGCCCTCCAGCTCTCAGAGCGACCACTCTGCCAGCCCCGCCGCAGACACACTTGCCCTCAAGCCCATGAACTGCCCTGCACATTG CCTAATGTTCGCCCACCGGCCCAGATCCTGGCGAGAGCTGCCCCTGCGACTGGCCGACTTTGGGGCCCTGCACCGGGCTGAGGCCTCTGGCAGCCTGGGGGGCCTGACCCGGCTTCGGTGCTTCCAGCAGGATGACGCCCACATCTTCTGTGCACCGGATCAG CTGCAGGCAGAGATCCGAGGCTGTCTTGATTTCCTCCACTCTGTCTACACCATCCTTGGCTTTTCCTTCCACATGGCACTGTCTACCCGGCCGTCTGGCTTCCTGGGAGAGCCTTGCCTTTGGGACCAGGCCGAGCAG GTCCTGCAGCAGGCCCTAGAAGAATTTGGAGCACCGTGGGATCTCAACCCTGGAGATGGTGCGTTCTATGGGCCTAAG ATTGATGTGCACGTCCGCGATGCCCTGGGTCGACCCCATCAGTGTGGGACAATCCAGCTTGATTTCCAGCTGCCCCTGAGATTTGATCTCCAGTACAAGGG GCAGTCGGGGGCCCTAGAGTGTCCAGTCCTCATTCATCGCGCTGTGCTTGGCTCCGTGGAAAGGATGTTGGGAGTGCTGGCGGAAAGCTGTGGGGGAAAATG GCCACTGTGGCTGTCCCCGTTCCAGGTGGTGGTCATCCCCGTGGGGACAGAGCAGGAGGAATATGCCAGAGAG GCACAGCAGAGCCTGCAAGCTGCGGGACTGGTCGGTGACCTGGACGCTGACTCAGGACTGACCCTCAGCCGGAGAATCCGCCGGGCTCAGCTCGCACACTACAATTTTCAGTTTGGTAAGACCTGGTCAGCACAGCCCCCCGGCCCTGCACTCTTCTGCCGGCCTGTGTGTTCTTTCCTGTCTGTCAGGCCTGGTCGTTTGCACGTTTGGGTAATTTGCGGCTCGTTCCCCGAGCTGGGCAGGAGCCAGGATTCAGCGCAGCTGAGCCGTTGGGGGCTAGGCTCTTGCACCCCCTGGCCTGTGCCTCTGACCCTCAGGACAGTTTTCTGCTGGCCCCCACCCTAA